Proteins co-encoded in one bacterium genomic window:
- a CDS encoding S-layer homology domain-containing protein — MTIRTRLAAVLVLIALAAAPATAQIFTDMSTHPSRRAAERMVAKGLAIRLPDGRLAPEEPVTRLDMALFLARALGIPTGGVRPPDFRDVDQIPAADRMAVAAASIMGTVSATRTEVRKGTVRYALTANKTTYGPDEEIEITFTIANDGPGRETEFLSPDRGRTRIKMSDRDGLKAGVEGELYTETRAAAGVTRGKVARFRVLEARADGSVLELYDEGAVQIKPGLKVFLLQDVAFEYTTSQFHDFVIRDAEGNEVARWSLNRPFVPMERPVSLAANQSMKFASRWKQLDQNSQPVRPGRYELVAVHTTKENPTTILIAFQRGLISAYPDNTFRPRLPVTRAELAAFIVRAMGLEVEALRRANDTLVVADARDIPSDLRGSVVVAIDRKIVLPLADNTFRPARTANRGEAIFALNVLMEALGRYDYVTATLREVRGGPPPVVVVEDANRQVRSHRVAVVSAIYRNDQPVLLMQLRPGDTLKMLRPTEAAEVMYIEATGR; from the coding sequence ATGACGATTCGCACACGCTTGGCCGCGGTGTTGGTCCTGATTGCCCTGGCCGCGGCTCCGGCCACCGCCCAGATCTTCACGGACATGAGCACGCACCCATCGCGGCGGGCCGCGGAGCGGATGGTGGCGAAGGGACTGGCGATTCGCCTGCCTGACGGCCGGCTGGCCCCTGAGGAACCTGTCACCCGGCTGGACATGGCGCTGTTCCTGGCCCGCGCGCTCGGCATACCCACGGGTGGGGTGCGTCCGCCCGACTTCCGCGACGTGGACCAGATTCCGGCGGCAGACCGGATGGCCGTCGCCGCGGCCTCGATAATGGGCACGGTCTCGGCCACGAGAACCGAGGTAAGGAAGGGTACCGTCCGGTACGCCCTGACGGCAAACAAGACCACGTACGGTCCCGACGAGGAGATCGAGATCACCTTCACGATCGCCAACGATGGTCCGGGCCGTGAGACCGAGTTCCTGTCCCCGGACCGCGGACGGACGCGCATCAAGATGAGTGACCGTGACGGGCTGAAGGCAGGGGTCGAGGGCGAGCTGTACACCGAGACCCGTGCCGCGGCTGGAGTAACACGCGGCAAGGTCGCAAGGTTCCGGGTGCTGGAGGCGCGCGCGGACGGCTCGGTTCTGGAGCTCTACGATGAGGGCGCCGTCCAGATCAAGCCGGGACTCAAGGTGTTCTTGCTGCAGGATGTCGCGTTTGAGTACACGACCTCGCAGTTCCACGACTTCGTGATCCGCGACGCGGAAGGGAACGAGGTGGCGCGCTGGTCGCTGAACCGGCCGTTCGTCCCCATGGAGCGGCCCGTGTCTCTGGCCGCCAACCAGTCAATGAAGTTCGCGTCGCGGTGGAAGCAGCTCGACCAGAACTCCCAGCCGGTCCGGCCGGGCCGCTACGAGCTGGTCGCAGTGCACACGACCAAGGAGAATCCCACAACGATCTTGATCGCGTTTCAGCGCGGGCTGATCTCGGCGTATCCCGACAACACGTTCAGGCCCAGGCTGCCGGTGACGAGGGCCGAACTGGCGGCGTTCATCGTGCGCGCCATGGGCCTTGAAGTGGAGGCGCTGCGCCGGGCCAACGATACGCTGGTGGTGGCCGACGCGCGCGATATCCCATCAGATTTGCGTGGGAGCGTGGTGGTGGCCATTGACCGCAAGATCGTCCTTCCCCTGGCCGACAACACCTTCCGGCCGGCGCGGACCGCCAACCGCGGCGAGGCGATCTTTGCCCTCAACGTCCTGATGGAGGCGCTGGGCCGCTACGACTATGTGACCGCGACGCTGCGCGAGGTCCGTGGCGGGCCGCCCCCGGTTGTGGTCGTCGAGGACGCGAACCGCCAGGTTCGATCGCACCGGGTGGCGGTTGTCAGCGCCATCTACCGGAACGATCAGCCGGTACTGCTGATGCAGCTGCGGCCCGGGGACACGCTCAAGATGCTGCGTCCCACCGAGGCCGCCGAGGTCATGTACATCGAAGCCACCGGAAGGTAG
- a CDS encoding ABC transporter permease — protein sequence MPGLIRASDTGKAPAAAGPRLGTGWRWWARRFLRNRVAPIGFVIIFASIGIAVTAPAVVPHDVRVMSPEDALSPPGGRYLFGTDEFGRDVFSRVLMGSRVSLVVAFLSVLAAVAMGTSVGLSAGYYGGWWDSVSMRIMDVVFAFPAILLAIAIMAVLGTSLFNLVIAIGIVYTPQFARVARAAALGVRSLEFIDAARALGMANARIMWRHVIPNVMAPMIVQISLSLSLAILSESALSFLGLGTRPPTPSWGNMLSDGRQLLELAPWNAVFPGLAIMIVVLGFNLLGDGLRDLLDPRLR from the coding sequence ATGCCTGGATTGATCCGCGCATCCGATACGGGTAAGGCGCCGGCGGCCGCGGGGCCGCGCCTGGGCACCGGCTGGCGGTGGTGGGCGCGCCGGTTCCTGCGCAACCGCGTCGCGCCGATCGGCTTCGTCATTATCTTTGCCAGCATTGGGATAGCGGTGACGGCACCCGCGGTAGTTCCCCACGACGTCCGGGTCATGTCCCCAGAGGACGCGCTCTCTCCGCCCGGCGGCCGGTACCTTTTCGGCACCGACGAGTTCGGCCGCGACGTGTTCAGCCGCGTGCTGATGGGTTCGCGCGTCTCCCTGGTGGTCGCCTTTCTGTCCGTGCTGGCGGCCGTGGCGATGGGGACCTCGGTCGGTCTGTCCGCGGGATACTACGGTGGGTGGTGGGACTCGGTCTCGATGCGGATCATGGACGTCGTCTTTGCGTTCCCGGCCATCCTCCTCGCTATCGCGATCATGGCCGTGCTGGGCACCAGCCTGTTCAACCTGGTGATCGCCATCGGGATCGTCTACACGCCCCAGTTCGCGCGCGTGGCCAGGGCCGCGGCGTTGGGCGTGCGCTCGCTCGAGTTCATTGACGCCGCCAGGGCGCTGGGGATGGCCAACGCGCGGATCATGTGGAGGCACGTCATTCCCAACGTGATGGCCCCGATGATCGTGCAGATCTCGCTGAGTCTGTCGCTGGCTATCCTCTCGGAGTCGGCGCTCAGTTTCCTGGGGCTCGGCACGCGGCCGCCTACGCCCTCGTGGGGCAACATGCTCAGCGACGGGCGGCAGTTGCTCGAGCTGGCTCCCTGGAACGCCGTCTTTCCCGGCCTGGCGATCATGATCGTCGTGCTCGGATTCAACCTGTTGGGCGACGGCCTGCGTGACCTGCTCGATCCGAGGCTGCGATGA
- the fsa gene encoding fructose-6-phosphate aldolase, which yields MEFFVDTASIEEIRAAQSWGILDGITTNPTHVAKEGREHKSLIQEICSICPGPVSVEATVADAEGMIREGEEFATWAPNVVVKVPITPEGIRALRVLRAKGIRCNVTLVFSLAQALIAAKAGGTYVSPFVGRLDDAGTDGMELARDICDAYRNYGFETKVLSASLRHPVHVIQSALVGCHVATMPFRVMEQLFNHPMTDIGLEKFLADARRLQVELEARRTARG from the coding sequence ATGGAATTCTTCGTCGACACCGCCAGCATCGAGGAGATCCGCGCCGCGCAGTCGTGGGGCATCCTCGACGGCATTACCACGAATCCCACCCATGTCGCCAAGGAAGGCCGCGAGCACAAGAGTCTGATCCAGGAGATCTGCTCGATCTGCCCGGGCCCTGTGAGCGTCGAGGCGACGGTGGCCGATGCCGAGGGGATGATTCGGGAGGGTGAGGAGTTCGCCACCTGGGCCCCCAACGTGGTCGTGAAGGTCCCGATCACGCCCGAGGGCATCCGGGCGCTGCGGGTGCTGCGCGCGAAGGGCATTCGGTGCAACGTCACGCTGGTGTTCTCGCTGGCCCAGGCGCTGATAGCCGCGAAGGCGGGCGGAACCTATGTAAGCCCGTTCGTCGGACGCCTGGACGACGCGGGCACCGATGGCATGGAGCTCGCACGCGACATCTGCGACGCCTACCGGAACTACGGGTTCGAGACAAAGGTGCTATCCGCCAGTCTCCGCCACCCGGTCCACGTGATCCAGTCCGCGCTGGTCGGCTGCCACGTGGCCACGATGCCGTTTAGGGTCATGGAGCAGCTCTTCAACCACCCGATGACCGACATCGGGCTCGAGAAGTTCCTGGCGGATGCCCGCCGGCTTCAAGTAGAACTCGAGGCCCGGCGCACCGCGCGCGGCTGA
- the murQ gene encoding N-acetylmuramic acid 6-phosphate etherase, whose protein sequence is MNYWELETEQRNPRTMEMDRLSTEEILRVINQEDDSVPDAVAAEIPQIAQAVEAIVRAVRSGGRVIYVGAGTSGRIGLLDALEWPPTFGVEPGLIPVLVAGGSQATIGSAAPSEDDAAAGAAEVSAIGAGGNDAVVAIAASGVTPFVLGAVAEARRRGCTIIGLCNAPGSLLERAVDIPITPVTGPEVLTGSTRMKAGTSQKMVLNMLSTTAMVRLGKVYSNLMVDMPPSNQKLESRARRMVAQATGLDADAGGRLLDEAGGSTKVAIVMALARVGRQEAERLLERAGGFVRAAIEARDEGCGR, encoded by the coding sequence GTGAACTACTGGGAACTGGAGACAGAGCAGCGCAATCCCAGGACCATGGAGATGGACCGCCTCTCCACCGAGGAGATCCTGCGTGTGATCAACCAGGAGGATGACAGCGTCCCCGATGCCGTGGCCGCCGAGATCCCCCAGATTGCGCAGGCGGTGGAAGCCATCGTGCGGGCCGTGCGCTCCGGGGGCCGCGTCATCTACGTAGGCGCCGGCACCAGTGGGCGGATCGGCCTGCTCGACGCGCTGGAGTGGCCGCCCACCTTCGGGGTTGAGCCGGGGCTGATTCCGGTCCTCGTCGCCGGAGGTTCGCAGGCCACAATCGGATCGGCTGCGCCGTCCGAGGATGACGCTGCCGCGGGCGCCGCGGAGGTATCGGCAATCGGCGCAGGAGGCAACGACGCGGTCGTGGCAATCGCCGCCAGCGGCGTGACGCCGTTCGTGCTGGGAGCCGTCGCAGAGGCGCGGAGGCGCGGCTGCACCATCATCGGTCTGTGCAATGCCCCCGGCTCGCTGCTGGAGCGGGCGGTGGATATTCCCATCACGCCGGTTACCGGCCCGGAGGTCCTCACCGGTTCGACGCGCATGAAGGCCGGGACCTCCCAGAAGATGGTGCTGAACATGCTCAGCACCACGGCCATGGTTCGGCTGGGCAAGGTGTATTCGAACCTGATGGTGGACATGCCGCCCAGCAACCAGAAGCTGGAATCGCGCGCGCGGCGCATGGTGGCGCAGGCGACCGGCCTGGATGCCGACGCCGGCGGCCGACTGCTGGACGAGGCCGGCGGCAGCACCAAGGTCGCCATCGTTATGGCGCTGGCAAGGGTGGGGCGCCAGGAGGCCGAGCGGCTGCTGGAACGGGCGGGCGGGTTTGTCCGGGCGGCAATCGAGGCCAGAGATGAGGGGTGCGGACGGTGA
- a CDS encoding serine hydrolase domain-containing protein, whose product MTARPMRRAVRVREVVEARVAEGLRDGIFPGAVVAVARGKDWLLHQAFGDAQVVPRRRPMMIETVFDLASLTKPMATATAVLQLWERGAVDLDAPVAIHIPRFAWGGKAEATVRHLLAHTAGLPAWEMLYLKVARPSGGGRERAGACRSIEGAAARICATPVLAPPGSRVEYSDLGFILLGYLVERLTGMSLDAYARARIFGPLGLGATRFSPPRAWRTRCAATEVGNGYERMKAREQGLGRGFAWRTHLLRGEVHDGNAWHLGRGVAGHAGLFATAGDVARFGAAMLRGGAMDGARVLRPATVAEATRDQTGQPGPGRGGLGWSLQGGPSAGTRASMQAYCHTGFTGTSILVDPARDLVVVLLTNRVHPTAQREEIQAFRPAFHDAVIEALDG is encoded by the coding sequence ATGACCGCCAGGCCGATGCGCCGGGCGGTGCGCGTACGTGAGGTGGTAGAGGCGCGCGTGGCAGAGGGGCTGCGGGACGGTATCTTCCCCGGCGCGGTCGTCGCGGTGGCCAGGGGGAAGGACTGGCTGCTGCACCAGGCGTTCGGGGATGCGCAGGTGGTTCCCCGGCGCCGCCCGATGATGATCGAGACGGTGTTCGATTTGGCCAGTCTGACCAAGCCGATGGCCACTGCGACCGCCGTGCTCCAGCTTTGGGAAAGAGGCGCGGTTGATCTCGATGCCCCGGTCGCGATACACATCCCTCGCTTCGCCTGGGGAGGAAAGGCAGAGGCGACGGTCCGCCACCTGCTGGCGCACACCGCGGGGCTCCCGGCCTGGGAGATGCTCTACCTCAAAGTCGCGCGTCCTTCGGGGGGAGGGCGGGAGCGCGCGGGCGCCTGCCGATCCATCGAAGGAGCGGCGGCGCGCATCTGCGCCACACCCGTTCTGGCGCCGCCCGGGTCGCGGGTGGAGTACAGCGATCTGGGGTTCATCCTGCTGGGGTACCTGGTGGAGCGCCTCACCGGGATGTCCCTCGACGCCTACGCGCGCGCGCGTATCTTCGGTCCGCTGGGTCTTGGGGCGACGCGGTTCTCGCCGCCGCGGGCATGGCGGACGCGCTGCGCCGCCACCGAGGTCGGGAACGGTTATGAGCGGATGAAGGCTCGCGAGCAGGGGCTGGGCAGGGGGTTCGCCTGGCGAACCCACCTGCTTCGGGGCGAGGTGCACGACGGCAACGCCTGGCACCTGGGACGCGGGGTGGCGGGTCACGCCGGGCTGTTCGCCACCGCCGGGGACGTTGCACGGTTCGGCGCGGCCATGCTGCGCGGCGGGGCGATGGACGGCGCGCGCGTCCTGCGTCCGGCGACCGTTGCGGAAGCCACGCGGGACCAGACAGGGCAGCCGGGCCCGGGTCGAGGAGGGCTCGGGTGGAGCCTGCAGGGCGGGCCCTCTGCCGGCACGCGCGCCTCGATGCAGGCGTACTGCCACACCGGTTTCACAGGGACCTCCATACTGGTGGACCCCGCGCGCGACCTGGTGGTGGTGCTGCTGACCAACCGCGTGCATCCTACTGCACAGCGGGAGGAGATCCAGGCTTTCCGCCCGGCGTTCCACGACGCGGTGATCGAGGCCCTCGATGGTTGA
- a CDS encoding ABC transporter permease, translating into MQRYLATRLLALIPVLLGILAVVFLLIRLIPGDAVQLFLGTQVEMTPEQMAELRRFFGVDKPIWAQFVDYLGRILRGDFGVSLRTSRPVLPDIMARLPLSFQLAMFSLAIALTIAVPLGILSAVTRNSAFDVLTRIGGLLGLSMPNFWLGAMLILVFSRYLHVSLGQYVPLSQNPLGTLESLYLPAIALGVAIAAILMRYIRSSLLEVLGQDYVRTARGKGLRASAVMLRHALPNAMIPVITVVGFQMGYLLGGTVVIEEIFALPGMGRLVLQAIFQRDYPVVQGVVLTIALLFVVTNLVVDLLYAWIDPRIRYG; encoded by the coding sequence ATGCAAAGGTATCTGGCCACGCGCCTGCTGGCGCTCATTCCCGTACTACTCGGCATACTCGCCGTCGTCTTCCTGCTGATACGTCTGATACCGGGAGACGCCGTCCAGCTCTTCCTGGGAACCCAGGTAGAGATGACGCCCGAACAGATGGCCGAGCTGCGCCGGTTCTTTGGGGTGGACAAGCCGATCTGGGCGCAGTTCGTTGACTACCTGGGACGGATTCTCCGCGGGGATTTCGGCGTTTCGCTGCGGACCTCGCGCCCGGTGCTTCCCGACATCATGGCGCGGCTGCCGCTCTCGTTTCAGCTCGCGATGTTCTCACTGGCCATTGCGCTGACCATTGCGGTGCCGCTCGGCATCCTCTCGGCGGTTACGCGCAACTCGGCGTTTGACGTGCTGACGCGCATCGGCGGGCTGCTCGGCCTCTCGATGCCCAACTTCTGGCTCGGCGCGATGCTGATTCTCGTCTTCTCCCGATACCTGCACGTCTCGCTCGGCCAGTATGTCCCCTTGTCGCAGAATCCCCTCGGCACGCTGGAGAGTCTTTACCTGCCGGCCATCGCCTTGGGGGTGGCGATCGCGGCGATACTGATGCGCTACATCCGCTCGTCGCTGCTCGAGGTGCTGGGGCAGGACTATGTCCGGACCGCTCGGGGCAAGGGGCTGCGGGCATCGGCCGTGATGCTCCGCCACGCCCTGCCGAACGCGATGATCCCGGTCATTACCGTTGTGGGGTTTCAGATGGGCTACCTGCTGGGTGGCACCGTGGTGATCGAGGAGATCTTCGCCCTCCCCGGGATGGGCCGCCTTGTGTTGCAGGCGATCTTCCAGCGCGACTATCCGGTGGTGCAGGGGGTCGTGCTGACCATTGCCCTGCTCTTCGTCGTTACCAACCTGGTGGTGGATCTGCTCTATGCCTGGATTGATCCGCGCATCCGATACGGGTAA
- a CDS encoding BadF/BadG/BcrA/BcrD ATPase family protein has protein sequence MAEVVLIGVDGGASKTRAAVVSSTGSVISTASVRSSSAYHREPEEAAAVVVAAAREALATSGMAETVAALGAGLAGADDPAIRERLIGALTRANIARFVHVDHDAAAALAGGTALSPGVVIIAGTGSIAFGVDEGGRRARAGGWGPLLDDEGSGYSIGRAVLRAAMRAYDGRGDTTLMVEAVRARFGIASLAALKAAVRGASIDAVASVAPLAVEAAAAGDPVAARILERAGDGLAAMVDAVARVLGWEQNRFTLVASGGVLGEGGPMAGLMMRALDARACPAVLTPARFPPEIGAALLAARAAGIETAWRERGDRDDTA, from the coding sequence ATGGCTGAGGTGGTGCTGATCGGGGTGGATGGGGGCGCGTCGAAGACCCGCGCGGCAGTGGTGTCCTCGACCGGGTCGGTGATCTCGACGGCGTCGGTACGCTCCTCGAGCGCCTACCATCGGGAGCCCGAGGAAGCGGCGGCCGTTGTAGTGGCCGCGGCGCGCGAGGCACTGGCCACTTCCGGCATGGCGGAGACGGTAGCCGCGCTCGGAGCCGGGCTGGCCGGTGCAGACGACCCGGCAATCCGCGAGCGGCTGATCGGCGCGCTCACCAGGGCCAACATCGCCCGGTTCGTGCATGTGGATCACGACGCCGCGGCCGCGCTGGCCGGCGGCACAGCGCTGTCGCCCGGCGTGGTGATCATAGCCGGCACCGGTTCCATAGCGTTCGGGGTGGACGAGGGCGGCCGGCGGGCGCGTGCCGGAGGATGGGGACCGCTCCTCGACGATGAAGGCAGCGGATACTCCATCGGCCGCGCTGTACTGCGGGCCGCGATGCGCGCGTACGACGGCCGCGGGGATACCACCCTCATGGTTGAAGCGGTCCGGGCACGATTCGGCATCGCTTCGCTTGCGGCGCTCAAGGCCGCCGTGCGCGGAGCGAGCATAGACGCGGTCGCGTCGGTCGCCCCGCTGGCGGTGGAAGCCGCGGCAGCGGGAGATCCGGTTGCCGCGCGCATCCTGGAGCGCGCCGGTGATGGGCTTGCCGCGATGGTGGACGCCGTTGCGCGTGTTTTGGGCTGGGAGCAGAACAGGTTCACGCTGGTGGCGTCCGGAGGGGTACTGGGCGAGGGTGGGCCTATGGCCGGGCTGATGATGCGGGCGCTTGACGCCCGAGCGTGCCCGGCCGTGCTGACCCCTGCCCGCTTCCCGCCTGAGATCGGCGCCGCGCTGCTGGCGGCCCGAGCGGCAGGCATTGAGACCGCGTGGCGCGAGCGAGGTGATCGCGATGACACCGCCTGA
- a CDS encoding anhydro-N-acetylmuramic acid kinase produces the protein MRTAAILARKDPKRVVGLISGTSADGIDAALVEIAGAGLEARVRLVAGLTVPFSDADRDELFSMFNPATASVDRLCRFNFRLGDLFADAALAVIAQAGLHPAEVDLVGSHGQTVWHIPSPDGATLQLGESAVIAERTGLPVVADFRVADIAAGGHGAPLVPYFDLVVFRHPARTRAVQNIGGIGNVTYLPAGCGPGDALAFDTGPGNMLIDGVVQLTTGGAQAYDHGGAMASRGRVHEDWLDELMGDPFLRLSPPKTTGREVYGRPFAAALLEQALRRGLGPEDAVATVSALTADSIVRAYREFLIPRAGLDEVVLGGGGSYNDFLRGRIASGLGLPVYRCEEFGVDGKLKEAMAFALLASDAVAGLATNVPAATGAAGPRVLGKFTPAPLAPAPRAPVSRTA, from the coding sequence GTGAGAACCGCGGCTATTCTTGCGCGCAAAGACCCGAAGCGGGTGGTGGGCTTGATCTCGGGCACCTCGGCCGATGGGATTGACGCCGCTCTCGTTGAGATCGCCGGCGCCGGGCTGGAGGCACGGGTGCGGCTGGTCGCCGGCCTGACGGTGCCTTTCTCCGATGCGGATCGTGACGAGCTGTTCTCCATGTTCAATCCGGCGACCGCCTCGGTGGATCGCCTGTGCCGGTTCAACTTCCGACTGGGCGACCTCTTCGCGGACGCGGCGCTGGCGGTGATCGCCCAGGCCGGGCTGCATCCGGCAGAGGTGGATCTGGTCGGCTCGCACGGCCAGACGGTCTGGCACATTCCCAGCCCGGACGGCGCGACGCTGCAGTTAGGGGAATCGGCGGTGATAGCGGAGCGCACCGGCCTGCCGGTGGTGGCCGACTTCCGCGTGGCCGACATTGCCGCCGGCGGGCACGGCGCGCCGCTGGTGCCGTACTTCGACCTGGTCGTGTTCCGGCACCCCGCGCGCACGCGCGCTGTGCAGAACATCGGGGGAATCGGTAACGTCACCTATCTACCGGCCGGATGCGGTCCCGGCGACGCCCTGGCGTTCGACACCGGTCCCGGTAACATGCTGATTGACGGCGTGGTGCAACTCACCACCGGCGGGGCCCAGGCATACGACCACGGGGGCGCGATGGCCTCCAGGGGACGGGTGCACGAAGACTGGCTGGACGAGCTGATGGGCGATCCGTTTCTGCGGCTCTCCCCGCCCAAGACCACCGGCCGAGAGGTCTACGGCCGACCGTTCGCCGCGGCACTCCTTGAACAGGCGCTCCGCCGCGGGCTCGGCCCAGAGGACGCCGTGGCCACCGTCTCGGCGCTGACCGCAGATTCGATCGTGCGGGCCTACCGCGAGTTCCTGATTCCTCGGGCCGGGCTGGACGAGGTGGTGCTGGGAGGCGGCGGATCCTACAACGACTTCCTGCGCGGGCGCATTGCCTCGGGGTTGGGTCTTCCGGTCTACCGTTGCGAGGAGTTCGGGGTGGACGGCAAGCTGAAGGAGGCGATGGCGTTTGCGCTGCTGGCCTCCGACGCGGTGGCCGGGCTGGCCACGAACGTGCCGGCCGCAACCGGGGCAGCCGGGCCGCGCGTTCTGGGGAAGTTCACGCCCGCGCCCCTCGCGCCTGCACCCCGCGCGCCGGTATCCCGCACGGCGTAG
- the argS gene encoding arginine--tRNA ligase: MFREALRREIRDAITRAMESGAIPSGDVPPFDVEVPRDRRHGDYATNAALLLAKHVGGKPREIAQRLIEAYAPPPDRIERLEVAGPGFINLTVAWPWKRDLVATICRLGDGYGLQTIGAGRRVNVEFVSANPTGPLHVGAGRNAVIGDVLANLLGALGFSISREYYMNDAGQKVHNLARSVEAHYLNMLGQPTPFPEGGYPGEYVKDLAGRIVADDGDRWLRASQDERLDHFRDVSVTAAVADIREVLERFGVRFDTWFSERGLIRSGAVDRVLAELRARDYIYEADGKTWFRSSCFGDDKDRVIVKSTGEWTYFGSDIAYHLDKLARGFDMMINVWAIDHIGDVARVKGGLAAMGVPPEALEILIYQHVRLKNAGESLRMSKSSGEFVALRELMDAVGVDAARYFFAMASPSVPMDFDVALALQPSQDNPVYYVQYAHARIAGILREATGKAGGGDACSSLDRPLERLADEREAALIHALGELPEVVRLAGLRREPHRLCAYAREVAEAFHLFYAHCRVLTDDPDLTAARLALVEAARIVLRRTLGLLGVSTPESM; encoded by the coding sequence ATGTTTCGCGAGGCCCTGAGGCGAGAGATCCGGGACGCCATCACCCGCGCCATGGAATCCGGCGCGATTCCCTCGGGTGATGTGCCGCCGTTCGATGTGGAGGTTCCCAGGGATCGCCGGCACGGCGACTATGCGACCAACGCGGCACTGCTGCTGGCCAAGCACGTCGGCGGGAAGCCCCGCGAGATCGCGCAGCGCCTGATCGAGGCCTACGCGCCTCCCCCTGATCGCATCGAGCGTCTCGAGGTCGCCGGCCCCGGGTTTATCAACCTGACGGTTGCCTGGCCCTGGAAGCGCGACTTGGTTGCGACTATCTGCCGGCTCGGGGACGGCTACGGCCTGCAGACGATCGGCGCCGGTCGGCGCGTGAACGTCGAGTTCGTCAGCGCCAACCCCACAGGCCCGCTTCACGTCGGTGCCGGCCGCAACGCGGTTATAGGCGACGTGCTGGCCAACCTGCTGGGGGCTCTTGGATTCTCTATCTCGCGCGAGTACTACATGAACGATGCCGGCCAGAAGGTGCACAACCTGGCGCGTTCGGTTGAGGCCCACTACCTGAACATGCTCGGGCAGCCCACGCCGTTTCCCGAGGGGGGCTACCCGGGCGAGTATGTCAAGGACCTGGCAGGCAGGATCGTTGCGGACGACGGCGACAGATGGCTGCGGGCCTCCCAGGACGAGCGCCTGGACCACTTCCGAGACGTGAGCGTGACCGCGGCCGTCGCGGACATCAGAGAGGTGCTCGAGCGGTTTGGTGTGAGGTTCGACACCTGGTTCAGCGAGCGCGGGCTGATTCGTTCAGGGGCGGTGGACCGGGTGCTCGCCGAGCTTCGGGCCCGCGACTACATCTACGAGGCCGATGGCAAGACCTGGTTTCGCTCGTCCTGCTTTGGTGACGACAAGGACCGGGTGATCGTCAAGTCCACCGGCGAGTGGACCTACTTCGGCAGCGACATAGCCTACCATCTCGACAAGCTGGCGCGCGGCTTCGACATGATGATAAACGTCTGGGCCATTGATCACATCGGCGATGTGGCCCGCGTCAAGGGCGGGCTGGCCGCGATGGGCGTCCCGCCCGAGGCCCTGGAAATCCTCATCTACCAGCACGTGCGATTGAAGAACGCGGGTGAGTCCCTGCGCATGTCCAAGAGCAGCGGCGAGTTCGTGGCCCTGCGGGAGCTGATGGACGCCGTCGGGGTGGACGCCGCAAGGTACTTCTTCGCGATGGCCTCGCCCTCGGTTCCCATGGACTTCGACGTCGCGTTGGCGCTTCAGCCCTCGCAGGACAACCCCGTGTACTACGTGCAGTACGCCCATGCGCGTATCGCCGGCATCCTGCGCGAGGCAACCGGGAAGGCAGGTGGCGGAGACGCCTGCTCATCGCTGGACCGCCCGCTGGAGCGCCTGGCCGACGAACGCGAGGCCGCTCTGATCCACGCCCTGGGCGAACTTCCCGAGGTTGTCCGACTGGCAGGTCTGCGGCGTGAGCCCCATCGTCTCTGCGCGTATGCCCGCGAGGTTGCCGAGGCGTTCCATCTCTTCTACGCCCACTGCCGCGTTCTGACCGACGATCCGGACCTGACCGCCGCGCGGCTGGCCCTGGTCGAGGCTGCCCGGATAGTGCTGCGGCGCACGCTGGGGCTGCTGGGGGTTTCAACCCCCGAAAGCATGTGA